One Nerophis lumbriciformis linkage group LG19, RoL_Nlum_v2.1, whole genome shotgun sequence DNA segment encodes these proteins:
- the slc25a42 gene encoding mitochondrial coenzyme A transporter SLC25A42, which yields MGSGVQEQRASPSKEDGLPRASTQAEGTKQKTPSVVITLFSGAVAGAVAKTAVAPLDRTKIIFQVSSARFSAKEAYRVIYRTYLKDGFLSLWRGNSATMVRVIPYAAIQFCAHEQYKSLLGEYYGFQGKALPPLPRLLAGSLAGTTATMLTYPLDMVRARMAVTPKEMYSNILHVFVRISREEGLKTLYRGFAPTILGVVPYAGLSFFTYETLKKLHAEESGRREPYSYERLAFGACAGLIGQSASYPLDVVRRRMQTAGVTGHTYGSILGTIKEIMSEEGVVRGLFKGLSMNWVKGPIAVGISFTVFDLTGILLSKLRQMNHTSR from the exons ATGGGAAGTGGAGTCCAGGAGCAACGTGCATCACCCAGTAAAGAGGATGGGCTGCCGCGGGCCTCCACTCAGGCAGAA GGCACGAAGCAGAAGACCCCCTCCGTCGTCATCACGCTCTTCTCTGGGGCGGTCGCGGGCGCTGTGGCCAAGACAGCTGTCGCTCCGTTAGACAGGACTAAAATCATCTTCCAAG tGTCTTCAGCGAGATTCTCTGCCAAA GAAGCCTACAGAGTGATCTACCGCACGTACTTGAAAGATGGCTTCCTCAGTCTGTGGAGGGGAAACTCTGCCACCATGGTGCGAGTCATCCCGTATGCAGCCATCCAGTTCTGTGCTCATGAGCAGTACAAAAGTCTCCTGGGGGAATATTACGGCTTTCAGGGAAA GGCCCTACCTCCACTTCCAAGGTTACTGGCTGGATCCTTGGCAGGCACCACTGCCACCATGTTGACGTATCCTCTGGATATGGTGCGAGCTCGCATGGCTGTGACGCCAAAGGAAAT GTACAGCAACATCCTGCATGTGTTTGTGAGGATCTCTCGAGAGGAGGGCCTGAAGACATTGTACCGGGGTTTTGCCCCCACCATACTGGGCGTGGTCCCCTATGCCGGCCTCAGCTTCTTTACCTATGAGACGCTGAAGAAGCTCCATGCAG AGGAAAGTGGGCGGCGAGAACCTTACTCCTACGAACGGCTGGCCTTCGGCGCCTGTGCGGGCCTCATTGGTCAGTCGGCGTCTTACCCTCTGGACGTGGTGCGGCGGCGCATGCAGACGGCGGGCGTGACGGGTCACACTTACGGCAGCATCCTGGGCACCATAAAGGAGATCATGTCTGAGGAGGGCGTGGTCAGAGGTCTCTTCAAGGGCCTCAGTATGAACTGGGTCAAAGGGCCCATTGCGGTGGGAATCAGCTTCACAGTCTTTGACCTCACCGGGATCCTCCTGAGCAAGCTGCGCCAGATGAACCACACGTCTCGGTAA